The proteins below are encoded in one region of Streptomyces roseirectus:
- a CDS encoding helix-turn-helix domain-containing protein, with protein sequence MDDVEEFAALLRALKDRSGLSYGALAKRLHMSTSTLHRYCNGTAVPNEYAPVERLARACRATPQELVDLHRHWILADTARKRRSDQPRAGTTGTPPADTPTPTPDTDDTDEAPGTSTTGNTGATGATGITGTPDTPDAPTPDTPLVPPAPRTAPASKTRRRTTLLAIAAAVAAATLGAAALVANQPDNGAGDEKTAGVTVPTASTPTGPRSPTPSPSTSPSPSASPSTPASPSATPSATPAGKAPAPAATVPLTASVRPYVYESPCSQEFLVDKEPAQVGPPAEEPNAPRWAAANNAVSANRQVIALTIQGTGEETVVLEALHVRILTKNAPLTWNVYGMGWGCGGNVDTKAFTVDLDQGSPVVKAVGGQRDFPYKVSESDPEVFYVTADTDAHDVRWDLSLEWSSGTRTGTLHLDNDGTPFRTSADDGRSRWEYSLGDNEWLKPDEVNAVQTP encoded by the coding sequence ATGGACGACGTGGAGGAGTTCGCGGCGCTGCTGCGCGCGCTCAAGGACCGCTCAGGACTCAGCTACGGCGCCCTCGCCAAACGCCTCCACATGAGCACGTCGACCCTGCACCGCTACTGCAACGGCACCGCCGTCCCCAACGAGTACGCCCCCGTCGAACGCCTCGCGAGAGCCTGCCGCGCCACGCCCCAGGAACTCGTCGACCTCCACCGCCACTGGATCCTCGCGGACACGGCCCGCAAACGCCGGTCAGACCAGCCCCGCGCGGGTACTACGGGTACGCCCCCTGCGGACACACCGACCCCCACACCCGACACGGACGACACCGACGAAGCACCCGGCACGAGTACTACGGGTAATACGGGTGCTACGGGTGCTACGGGTATTACGGGTACGCCAGACACTCCGGACGCCCCCACTCCCGACACCCCCCTAGTACCTCCGGCACCCCGCACCGCCCCCGCCTCCAAGACCCGCCGCCGAACCACCCTCCTCGCCATCGCCGCGGCCGTAGCCGCCGCCACCCTCGGCGCCGCGGCCCTCGTCGCGAACCAACCGGACAACGGCGCCGGAGACGAGAAGACAGCCGGCGTCACGGTCCCCACGGCCTCCACCCCCACCGGCCCCCGCTCCCCCACCCCCTCCCCGAGCACATCCCCCTCCCCGAGCGCGTCCCCCTCGACCCCGGCCTCCCCCTCGGCCACCCCCTCCGCAACCCCCGCCGGCAAGGCCCCCGCCCCCGCCGCCACCGTCCCCCTCACCGCCTCCGTCCGCCCCTACGTCTACGAGTCCCCGTGCAGCCAGGAGTTCCTGGTGGACAAGGAGCCGGCCCAGGTCGGCCCGCCCGCGGAGGAGCCGAACGCCCCCCGCTGGGCGGCGGCGAACAACGCGGTCTCGGCGAACCGGCAGGTGATCGCCCTGACGATCCAGGGCACGGGCGAGGAGACCGTCGTCCTGGAGGCCCTGCACGTCCGGATCCTCACCAAGAACGCCCCCCTCACCTGGAACGTCTACGGCATGGGCTGGGGCTGCGGCGGCAACGTGGACACCAAGGCGTTCACCGTGGACCTGGACCAGGGCAGCCCGGTGGTGAAGGCGGTGGGCGGCCAGCGGGACTTCCCGTACAAGGTGAGCGAGTCCGACCCGGAGGTCTTCTACGTCACCGCCGACACCGACGCCCACGACGTCCGCTGGGACCTCAGCCTGGAGTGGTCCAGCGGCACCCGCACCGGCACCCTCCACCTCGACAACGACGGCACCCCGTTCCGCACCAGCGCCGACGACGGCCGCAGCAGGTGGGAGTACTCCCTGGGCGACAACGAGTGGCTCAAACCCGACGAGGTGAACGCGGTCCAGACCCCCTGA
- a CDS encoding FtsW/RodA/SpoVE family cell cycle protein, translating to MSSTTNTPAHHTSTIGAIGAPSRRNTELGLLVFAVLIPVFAYANVGLAINEQVPAGLLAYGLGLGLLAGIAHLVVRKFAPYADPLLLPLATLLNGLGLVAIWRLDQSKYLQAAEQAGTASPRQLLYTALGIAFFIVVLIFLKDHRVLQRYTYISMVGAIVLLLLPLVPGLGRNIYGAKIWISVAGFSIQPGEFAKIVLAIFFAGYLMVKRDALALASRRFLGLYLPRGRDLGPILVVWFLSILILVFETDLGTSLLFFGMFVIMLYVATERTSWIVFGLLMSAVGAVGVASFETHVQQRVEAWQNPMGEYKLSQQGVIGHSEQAMQALWAFGSGGTLGTGWGQGHSELIKFAANSDFILATFGEELGLAGLMALLLLYGLIVERGIRTALAARDPFGKLLAIGLSGAFALQVFVVAGGVMGLIPLTGMTMPFLAFGGSSVIANWALIGILIRISDTARRPAPAPASNPDAEMTQVVRPS from the coding sequence ATGAGCAGTACAACCAACACACCGGCGCACCACACGTCCACGATCGGTGCCATCGGCGCGCCGAGCAGACGCAACACCGAGCTGGGACTGCTGGTGTTCGCCGTCCTGATCCCGGTGTTCGCCTACGCCAACGTGGGCCTCGCCATCAACGAGCAGGTCCCCGCGGGGCTGCTCGCCTACGGCCTGGGGCTCGGTCTGCTGGCCGGCATCGCCCATCTCGTCGTCCGCAAGTTCGCGCCCTACGCGGACCCGCTGCTGCTGCCGCTGGCGACGCTGCTCAACGGGCTCGGGCTGGTCGCCATCTGGCGGCTGGACCAGTCGAAGTACCTCCAGGCGGCCGAGCAGGCGGGCACCGCCTCGCCCAGGCAGCTCCTCTACACGGCGCTGGGCATCGCCTTCTTCATCGTGGTGCTGATCTTCCTCAAGGACCACCGGGTCCTCCAGCGCTACACGTACATCTCCATGGTCGGCGCGATCGTGCTCCTGCTGCTGCCGCTGGTCCCCGGACTCGGGCGGAACATCTACGGCGCGAAGATCTGGATCTCGGTCGCCGGGTTCTCCATCCAGCCCGGTGAGTTCGCGAAGATCGTGCTGGCGATCTTCTTCGCCGGGTACCTGATGGTGAAGCGGGACGCGCTGGCCCTCGCCAGCCGCCGCTTCCTCGGTCTCTACCTGCCGCGCGGGCGCGACCTCGGGCCGATCCTCGTCGTCTGGTTCCTGTCGATCCTGATCCTGGTCTTCGAGACCGACCTCGGGACCTCGCTGCTGTTCTTCGGCATGTTCGTGATCATGCTGTACGTGGCGACCGAGCGGACGAGCTGGATCGTCTTCGGTCTGCTGATGTCGGCGGTCGGCGCGGTCGGCGTCGCGAGCTTCGAGACGCACGTCCAGCAGCGCGTCGAGGCGTGGCAGAACCCGATGGGCGAGTACAAGCTCTCCCAGCAGGGCGTCATCGGCCACTCCGAGCAGGCCATGCAGGCGCTGTGGGCGTTCGGCTCCGGCGGCACCCTCGGCACCGGCTGGGGGCAGGGCCACTCCGAGCTGATCAAGTTCGCCGCCAACTCCGACTTCATCCTCGCCACCTTCGGTGAGGAGCTGGGCCTGGCCGGCCTGATGGCACTGCTGCTGCTCTACGGGCTGATCGTCGAGCGCGGTATCCGTACCGCCCTCGCCGCCCGTGACCCGTTCGGCAAGCTGCTCGCCATCGGCCTGTCCGGCGCGTTCGCCCTCCAGGTGTTCGTCGTCGCCGGCGGTGTCATGGGCCTGATCCCGCTGACCGGTATGACGATGCCGTTCCTGGCGTTCGGCGGTTCCTCCGTCATCGCGAACTGGGCGCTCATCGGCATCCTCATCCGCATCAGCGACACGGCCCGCCGACCGGCCCCGGCCCCCGCCTCGAACCCCGACGCCGAGATGACCCAGGTGGTCCGCCCCTCATGA
- a CDS encoding FhaA domain-containing protein — MGVLKKFEQRLEGLVNGTFAKVFKSEVQPVEIAGALQRECDNNAQIWNRDRTVVPNDFIVELSTPDYERLSPYSGQLGDELAGMVRDYAKQQRYTFMGPIKVNLEKADDLDTGLYRVRSRTLAGSSDQQAPGGRPAAGAYGAPGQSPAAPPMPAGPPPGAPGARPGYGYPPAGQGGGLAGAPAPGSRSRHWVEINGARHQISGQTLVLGRSTEADVRIDDPGVSRRHCEIRTGSPSTIQDLGSTNGIVVDGQHTTRATLRDGSRIVVGSTTVIYRQAEG; from the coding sequence ATGGGAGTCCTGAAGAAGTTCGAACAGCGCCTTGAAGGGCTGGTCAACGGCACCTTCGCCAAGGTCTTCAAGTCCGAGGTCCAGCCCGTGGAGATCGCCGGCGCGCTCCAGCGCGAATGCGACAACAACGCCCAGATCTGGAACCGCGACCGGACCGTCGTCCCCAACGACTTCATCGTCGAACTGAGCACGCCCGACTACGAGCGCCTCAGCCCCTACTCCGGACAGCTCGGTGACGAACTGGCCGGGATGGTCCGGGACTACGCGAAACAGCAGCGCTACACCTTCATGGGCCCGATCAAGGTCAACCTGGAGAAGGCGGACGACCTGGACACGGGCCTGTACCGGGTCCGCAGCCGGACCCTCGCGGGCTCGTCCGACCAGCAGGCCCCCGGCGGCAGGCCCGCGGCCGGCGCGTACGGCGCTCCCGGCCAGAGCCCGGCCGCGCCCCCCATGCCCGCGGGCCCGCCCCCCGGCGCTCCCGGCGCCCGCCCCGGCTACGGCTACCCGCCGGCCGGACAGGGCGGCGGCCTGGCCGGCGCCCCCGCGCCCGGCTCCCGGTCCCGGCACTGGGTGGAGATCAACGGCGCCCGCCACCAGATCTCCGGCCAGACCCTGGTCCTCGGCCGGTCCACCGAGGCCGACGTCCGCATCGACGACCCGGGCGTCTCCCGGCGCCACTGCGAGATCCGTACCGGTTCGCCCTCGACGATCCAGGATCTCGGGTCGACGAACGGCATCGTGGTGGACGGACAGCACACCACCCGCGCTACGCTCCGCGACGGCTCGCGGATCGTCGTGGGCAGCACCACCGTTATCTACAGGCAAGCCGAAGGGTGA
- a CDS encoding DUF4232 domain-containing protein encodes MSSMRTFRTRRVRLAGAAAGVVIAALSMTACKDGTGISVSGAPVPASPSAGAEAPAQGGGTGGGSSAGVTGTTGSTGSTGSTGSTGSTGASAATGTSGSKGTSGSTGTATGTASKARKSAAAVTCEGSNTKTVAAPVSRPLNHMLLTVTNTGSKPCHLYYYPAVEFTGAQAVPPVIEESKPQAVVTLEPGQSGYAGIALSSADGSGSGGRTVKSLGVSFYGSDLGNGGVGTQARPKLPAGGVYIDDSLKVTYWQRELADALKW; translated from the coding sequence ATGTCCAGCATGCGTACCTTTCGTACCCGTCGTGTCCGTCTCGCCGGTGCCGCCGCGGGTGTCGTGATCGCGGCTCTTTCGATGACCGCCTGCAAGGACGGGACGGGGATTTCCGTCTCCGGGGCGCCTGTGCCGGCGTCGCCGTCGGCGGGGGCGGAGGCGCCGGCGCAGGGTGGGGGGACCGGTGGGGGGTCCTCCGCAGGGGTTACGGGTACTACGGGGTCCACCGGGTCTACGGGATCCACCGGGTCTACGGGGTCTACGGGGGCTTCGGCCGCGACCGGGACGTCCGGTTCCAAGGGGACGTCGGGGTCGACCGGGACGGCGACCGGGACGGCGTCCAAGGCGCGGAAGAGTGCCGCGGCCGTCACCTGTGAGGGGTCCAACACCAAGACCGTCGCCGCGCCGGTGAGCCGGCCGCTGAACCACATGCTGCTGACGGTGACCAACACCGGAAGCAAGCCGTGCCACCTGTACTACTACCCGGCGGTCGAGTTCACCGGCGCGCAGGCGGTACCGCCGGTCATCGAGGAGTCGAAGCCGCAGGCGGTCGTCACGCTGGAGCCGGGGCAGTCCGGGTACGCGGGCATCGCGCTGTCCTCGGCGGACGGCAGCGGTTCGGGCGGGCGGACGGTGAAGTCCCTGGGTGTCTCCTTCTACGGGAGCGACCTCGGCAACGGGGGCGTCGGCACGCAGGCCCGTCCGAAGCTGCCCGCCGGGGGCGTCTACATCGACGACTCCCTCAAAGTGACGTACTGGCAGCGGGAGTTGGCCGACGCCCTCAAGTGGTGA
- a CDS encoding Stp1/IreP family PP2C-type Ser/Thr phosphatase, producing MARHDRLRAEPGGEVGMSLSLRFAAGSHKGMIREGNEDSGYAGPRLLAIADGMGGAAAGEVASSEAISTIVALDEDIPGSDVLTSLGTAVQRANDQLRSLVEEDPQLEGMGTTLTALLWTGQRLGLVHVGDSRAYLLRDGVLTQITQDHTWVQRLVDEGRITEEEATTHPQRSLLMRALGSAEHVEPDLSIREVRAGDRYLICSDGLSGVVSHQTLEETLASYQGPQETVQNLIEFALRGGGPDNITVIVADVLDLDTGDTLSGQLYDSPVVVGAVAENQLQLHDNGIMQTPAGRAASLGRHRAPGGGEFGPPGSGDVTGFIPAGGFGDYSEDDFVKPRKNRKWLKVTLYSALALAVVGGGLYGGWRWTQTQYYVGAKGEHLALYRGISQDLAWVSLSKVEKDHPEIELKYLPQYQQKQVEETIPASSLKSAQKKLDDLSVQASACKKQAQQGSSGTGSSSSASKPSPSPSASAPASAGTGTGSASQSPSPSATPAASPSPGPSLSQEEERVVSLCGKQ from the coding sequence GTGGCCCGACACGACCGGCTGCGTGCCGAGCCGGGGGGTGAGGTGGGCATGAGCCTGTCGCTGCGCTTCGCCGCCGGTTCGCACAAGGGCATGATCCGCGAGGGCAACGAGGACTCCGGATACGCCGGCCCCCGGCTGCTCGCCATCGCGGACGGCATGGGCGGCGCCGCCGCCGGCGAGGTCGCCTCCTCCGAGGCGATCTCCACGATCGTCGCGCTCGACGAGGACATCCCCGGCTCCGACGTCCTCACCAGCCTCGGCACCGCCGTCCAGCGCGCCAACGACCAGCTGCGCTCGCTGGTCGAGGAGGACCCCCAGCTCGAAGGCATGGGGACGACGCTGACGGCCCTGCTGTGGACCGGCCAGCGCCTCGGCCTCGTCCACGTCGGCGACTCCCGCGCCTACCTCCTGCGCGACGGCGTCCTCACCCAGATCACCCAGGACCACACCTGGGTCCAGCGGCTGGTGGACGAGGGCCGGATCACCGAGGAGGAGGCGACGACGCACCCGCAGCGCTCGCTGCTGATGCGCGCCCTCGGCAGCGCCGAGCACGTCGAACCCGACCTGTCGATCCGCGAGGTCAGGGCGGGCGACCGGTATCTGATCTGTTCCGACGGCCTCTCCGGCGTCGTCTCGCACCAGACCCTCGAAGAGACCCTGGCCAGCTACCAGGGGCCGCAGGAGACGGTGCAGAACCTCATCGAGTTCGCGCTGCGCGGCGGCGGGCCCGACAACATCACCGTCATCGTCGCGGACGTCCTCGACCTCGACACCGGCGACACCCTCTCCGGGCAGCTGTACGACAGCCCGGTGGTGGTCGGCGCGGTCGCCGAGAACCAGCTCCAGCTGCACGACAACGGGATCATGCAGACCCCGGCGGGCCGTGCCGCGAGCCTCGGGCGCCACCGGGCGCCGGGCGGCGGCGAGTTCGGGCCCCCCGGATCGGGGGACGTGACCGGTTTCATCCCGGCGGGCGGCTTCGGGGACTACTCCGAGGACGACTTCGTCAAACCCCGCAAGAACCGCAAGTGGCTCAAGGTCACCCTCTACAGCGCCCTCGCCCTCGCCGTCGTCGGCGGCGGTCTGTACGGGGGCTGGCGGTGGACGCAGACGCAGTACTACGTCGGCGCCAAGGGCGAACACCTCGCGCTGTACCGGGGGATCAGCCAGGACCTCGCCTGGGTCTCGCTCTCGAAGGTCGAGAAGGACCACCCCGAGATCGAACTCAAGTACCTGCCGCAGTACCAGCAGAAGCAGGTCGAGGAGACCATCCCGGCGTCCAGCCTGAAGAGCGCGCAGAAGAAACTCGACGACCTGTCCGTGCAGGCGTCCGCGTGCAAGAAGCAGGCGCAGCAGGGGAGTTCGGGAACCGGATCGTCCTCGTCCGCGTCCAAGCCGTCGCCGAGCCCGTCGGCTTCGGCCCCGGCCTCGGCGGGCACCGGTACGGGTTCGGCGAGCCAGAGCCCGTCCCCGTCGGCCACTCCGGCGGCCAGCCCCAGCCCCGGGCCCAGTCTCTCGCAGGAGGAGGAGCGGGTCGTCTCGCTGTGCGGCAAGCAGTAG
- a CDS encoding FHA domain-containing protein FhaB/FipA, producing the protein MSELTLTVMRLGFLAVLWLFVIVAVQVIRSDLFGTRVTQRGSQRGSRRGEGRGGNQGQRQAAAPPQQRQQPAAAGRRGRNAPTKLVVSEGTLTGTTVALQGQTITLGRAHDSTIVLDDDYASSRHARIYPDRDGNWIVEDLNSTNGTYLDRTRLTTPTPIPLGAPIRIGKTVIELRK; encoded by the coding sequence ATGTCAGAGCTGACCCTCACGGTCATGCGGCTGGGTTTTCTGGCCGTACTGTGGCTGTTCGTGATCGTGGCCGTGCAGGTCATCCGCAGCGACCTGTTCGGTACGCGCGTCACCCAGCGCGGGTCGCAGCGCGGGTCGAGGCGCGGCGAGGGCCGGGGCGGGAACCAGGGCCAGCGCCAGGCCGCCGCCCCGCCGCAGCAGCGCCAGCAGCCCGCCGCCGCAGGCCGCCGGGGCCGGAACGCCCCGACCAAGCTGGTCGTCTCCGAGGGCACCCTCACCGGCACGACCGTCGCGCTCCAGGGCCAGACCATCACGCTGGGCCGGGCGCACGACTCGACGATCGTGCTGGACGACGACTACGCCTCCAGCCGCCATGCCAGGATCTACCCGGACCGCGACGGCAACTGGATCGTCGAGGACCTGAACTCCACCAACGGCACCTACCTCGACCGAACGCGGCTGACGACCCCCACACCGATCCCGCTGGGCGCCCCGATCCGCATCGGCAAGACCGTCATCGAGCTGCGGAAGTAG